Proteins encoded within one genomic window of Haloplanus vescus:
- a CDS encoding winged helix-turn-helix transcriptional regulator, with translation MPDGDRERGVDAEKRATLRRFAALGAAAPFAGLSTGDARAATDGSDARDAILGYVNTTPGAHFSKLRDDLKLGTGETQHHLRRLLDDDILVSRRDGDYRRFFVADRFSTFEQVALGYLRRETPRGMILALLRHPTASGSDVARALDVSRATVSTYASQLEEAGLLDRTDGYEIARPETVITLLVRYADSFDDETRDFAADADTLLRYEP, from the coding sequence ATGCCGGATGGGGACCGGGAACGGGGGGTCGACGCCGAGAAACGAGCGACGCTACGGCGCTTCGCTGCACTCGGAGCCGCTGCGCCGTTCGCTGGATTGAGCACGGGCGACGCACGGGCGGCGACCGACGGGAGCGACGCCCGCGACGCCATCCTCGGCTACGTGAACACGACGCCCGGCGCTCACTTCTCGAAGCTCCGCGACGACCTGAAACTCGGGACGGGAGAGACCCAACACCACCTCCGGCGACTCCTCGACGACGACATTCTCGTCTCCCGACGCGACGGCGACTACCGTCGCTTCTTCGTCGCCGACCGCTTCTCGACGTTCGAACAGGTCGCGCTCGGCTACCTCCGGCGCGAGACGCCGCGAGGGATGATACTGGCGCTTCTGCGCCACCCGACTGCGTCGGGGAGCGACGTCGCTCGGGCGCTCGACGTGTCGCGAGCGACGGTGAGCACGTACGCCTCACAGCTGGAGGAGGCCGGACTGCTGGACCGGACGGACGGCTACGAAATCGCTCGCCCCGAGACGGTCATCACGCTGCTGGTGCGATACGCGGACTCCTTCGACGACGAGACGCGGGACTTCGCCGCCGACGCCGACACCCTCCTGCGTTACGAACCCTGA
- a CDS encoding DUF7123 family protein, producing MSTTAAGSDLNEKQRRILGYLREEAPTKTYFKSRLIAQELGMTAKEVGANMTAIRTGEFDVDVEKWGYSSGTTWKVDVQGS from the coding sequence ATGAGCACGACTGCCGCGGGAAGCGACCTGAACGAGAAACAGCGACGCATCCTCGGCTACCTGCGCGAAGAGGCGCCGACGAAGACGTATTTCAAATCGCGACTCATCGCCCAGGAACTCGGGATGACCGCCAAAGAGGTAGGTGCAAATATGACCGCTATTCGGACCGGCGAGTTCGACGTCGACGTGGAGAAGTGGGGCTACTCCTCGGGGACGACGTGGAAAGTCGACGTTCAGGGTTCGTAA
- a CDS encoding alkaline phosphatase family protein, whose amino-acid sequence MGLFDRLRGEDHPRVAFIGIDGVPFSLLENHPEEFPNFAALADEGSAGAIDSIVPPESSACWPSLTTGVNPGETGVYGFQDREVGSYDTYVPMGQDVQAPRLWDRVDEADRDATVMNVPVTFPPQRNVSRMVSGFLSPGVDKAATPDELRDYLQSIDYAIDVNAKLGHKDDKSDFIEDAHETLDTRFEAFSKYLQQDDWDLFFGVFMTTDRVNHFLFEDYERDGPNKEAFMEFYRAVDDYIGQIRDLLADDVTLVVASDHGFTTLDHEVHCNAWLEQEGWLSYEDDDHEDLTDIAEESRAYSLIPGRFYINLEGREPRGSVPQEEYEATRDELKVALEALEGPNGEKVCERVVEKEDAFRGDHDDIAPDLVAIPNHGFDLKSGFRGHDEVFGIGPRNGMHSFDNATLFVDDPNVSITDADLFDIAPTILDLMDVDYGRTDFDGGSLVTSK is encoded by the coding sequence ATGGGCCTGTTCGATCGATTGCGCGGCGAGGACCATCCGCGCGTCGCGTTTATCGGCATCGACGGGGTGCCGTTCAGTCTTCTCGAGAATCATCCCGAAGAATTTCCGAATTTCGCGGCACTCGCCGACGAGGGCAGCGCTGGCGCTATCGACAGCATCGTCCCGCCGGAATCGAGCGCCTGTTGGCCGTCGCTGACGACGGGCGTCAATCCTGGCGAAACCGGGGTCTACGGCTTCCAGGACCGCGAAGTCGGCTCCTACGACACGTACGTCCCGATGGGGCAGGACGTGCAGGCGCCGCGTCTCTGGGACCGGGTCGACGAGGCCGACCGAGACGCGACGGTGATGAACGTCCCCGTCACGTTCCCGCCGCAGCGAAACGTCTCCCGCATGGTCTCCGGGTTCCTCTCGCCCGGCGTCGACAAGGCGGCCACCCCGGACGAGCTCCGGGACTACCTCCAGTCCATCGACTACGCCATCGACGTGAACGCTAAGCTCGGGCACAAAGACGACAAGAGCGACTTCATCGAGGACGCACACGAGACGCTCGATACGCGCTTCGAGGCCTTCTCGAAGTACCTCCAGCAGGACGACTGGGACCTGTTTTTCGGCGTCTTCATGACGACCGACCGCGTCAACCACTTCCTGTTCGAGGACTACGAGCGCGACGGTCCGAACAAGGAGGCGTTCATGGAGTTCTACCGCGCCGTCGACGACTACATCGGCCAGATTCGGGACCTCCTCGCGGACGACGTGACGCTCGTCGTCGCCAGCGACCACGGGTTCACCACGCTCGACCACGAGGTCCACTGCAACGCGTGGCTCGAACAGGAGGGCTGGCTCTCCTACGAGGACGACGACCACGAGGACCTGACCGACATCGCCGAGGAGTCGCGCGCATACTCGCTCATCCCCGGTCGCTTCTATATCAATCTCGAAGGCCGCGAGCCGCGTGGATCCGTCCCCCAGGAGGAGTACGAGGCGACCCGCGACGAACTGAAGGTGGCCCTCGAAGCGCTCGAAGGCCCGAACGGCGAGAAGGTGTGTGAACGCGTCGTCGAGAAGGAGGACGCCTTCCGCGGCGACCACGACGACATCGCGCCCGACCTGGTCGCCATCCCGAACCACGGGTTCGACCTCAAGTCCGGCTTCAGGGGCCACGACGAAGTGTTCGGCATCGGCCCGCGCAACGGGATGCACAGCTTCGACAACGCGACGCTGTTCGTCGACGACCCCAACGTCTCGATTACGGACGCGGACCTGTTCGACATCGCGCCGACCATCCTCGACCTGATGGACGTCGACTACGGCCGCACCGACTTCGACGGCGGCAGCCTCGTCACGTCGAAGTAA
- a CDS encoding tubulin/FtsZ family protein, with protein MKSVLIGVGQAGGKVTAALSDFDARHGFDAVTGSLAINSARSDLQSLPLDTVLIGGATVNGHGVGGDNELGAEVMRDDIQEVLGAIDGRTTAEAEAIFVVAGLGGGTGSGGAPVLVEELQRIYDIPVYGLGILPGRDEGSLYQVNAGRSLKTLIREADATLLIDNDAWRSSGESLESGYEAINERIARRVGLLVASGEAVDGVGESVVDSSEVINTLRGVGVATLGFAAADASSDTAANVNVVTSTTRRAVRSGLSLPDTTRAERGLLVVAGRPDAISRKGVEKARSWLETELETMEVRGGDFPLRQDRLASLVLLGGVADSDRLDDFLERAREAAREKEDDDDESSLVDDRIDGLL; from the coding sequence ATGAAGTCCGTCCTGATTGGTGTCGGACAGGCCGGCGGCAAGGTGACCGCCGCGCTGTCCGACTTCGACGCGCGGCACGGCTTCGACGCGGTCACCGGGTCGCTCGCGATAAACAGCGCACGGTCCGATCTCCAGTCCCTCCCACTCGACACCGTCCTCATCGGCGGCGCGACGGTGAACGGTCACGGCGTCGGCGGCGACAACGAACTCGGCGCCGAGGTGATGCGCGACGACATCCAAGAGGTACTCGGCGCCATCGACGGCCGAACGACGGCCGAAGCCGAGGCCATCTTCGTCGTCGCCGGCCTCGGCGGCGGCACCGGGAGCGGCGGCGCGCCCGTCCTCGTCGAAGAACTCCAGCGAATCTACGACATCCCCGTCTACGGCTTGGGTATCCTCCCCGGCCGCGACGAAGGGTCACTGTATCAGGTGAACGCCGGGCGCTCGCTGAAGACGCTCATCCGCGAGGCCGACGCGACGCTCCTGATAGACAACGACGCGTGGCGGTCGTCAGGCGAGAGCCTCGAATCCGGCTACGAGGCCATCAACGAGCGCATCGCCCGACGCGTCGGCCTCCTCGTCGCGTCGGGCGAGGCCGTCGACGGCGTCGGCGAATCCGTGGTCGACAGCTCCGAAGTCATCAACACCCTCCGCGGTGTCGGGGTGGCGACGCTCGGGTTCGCCGCCGCCGACGCCTCCTCAGACACCGCCGCCAACGTCAACGTCGTCACGAGCACGACCCGCCGAGCGGTGCGCTCGGGGTTGAGCCTCCCGGACACGACGCGGGCGGAGCGCGGACTCCTCGTCGTCGCCGGCCGCCCAGACGCCATCTCCCGGAAGGGTGTCGAGAAAGCGCGCTCGTGGCTGGAGACGGAGTTGGAGACGATGGAGGTTCGCGGCGGTGACTTCCCGCTTCGACAGGACCGCCTCGCGTCGCTCGTGTTGCTCGGCGGCGTCGCCGACTCCGACCGCCTCGACGACTTCCTCGAGCGAGCCAGAGAGGCGGCGCGAGAGAAAGAAGATGACGACGACGAATCGTCGCTCGTCGACGACCGAATCGACGGGTTGCTCTGA
- a CDS encoding DUF7310 family coiled-coil domain-containing protein: MVEDTLADRVAALERAVTDGHADDGLPDAARTSARLDEVEERASALDDRVSELEATVQALRGFAGGVRAVDEAVERRANDAVARAERLETELRAVEERLDRAEQSSTLDATHEGNTSPATESGGFESPDSTATDEDRTTAMDQRATETNPRATTVGPQDATDGLQERVRTETDATLAATAAAADQPTEDDDSEAASLGERLRRLL, encoded by the coding sequence ATGGTCGAGGATACACTGGCAGACCGCGTCGCCGCACTCGAACGCGCAGTCACCGACGGACACGCCGACGACGGCCTGCCCGACGCCGCCCGAACCTCGGCTCGTCTCGACGAAGTCGAAGAACGGGCGTCGGCGCTCGACGACCGAGTTTCCGAACTGGAAGCGACAGTCCAAGCACTTCGCGGCTTCGCGGGCGGCGTCCGCGCCGTCGACGAAGCGGTCGAGCGCCGGGCGAACGACGCCGTCGCCCGGGCCGAGCGCCTCGAAACCGAACTGCGAGCGGTCGAGGAGCGACTTGACCGCGCCGAGCAGAGCAGCACGCTAGACGCCACTCACGAGGGCAATACCAGTCCCGCCACCGAGTCAGGAGGGTTCGAATCCCCGGACTCGACGGCGACAGACGAAGACCGAACGACGGCGATGGACCAGCGCGCCACGGAGACGAACCCGCGTGCGACGACGGTCGGCCCACAGGACGCGACCGACGGGTTACAGGAACGAGTCCGAACCGAAACCGATGCGACGCTCGCGGCGACAGCCGCGGCGGCCGACCAGCCGACTGAGGACGACGACTCCGAAGCGGCGTCGCTGGGCGAGCGACTCCGGCGACTCCTGTGA
- a CDS encoding DUF7311 family protein encodes MIRVVLAVLLTVALLAAVTPAIDESRTSRTAIHLNRVTERVARAANSLVAHEDPTAPGVPGARRLVRLRLLERSWTAVDASLWVDGEDDQIGYRLAGERPHRTTLREIDLRTPNGPIRFDAAGRYRLELSLVRADGVGVVVTRG; translated from the coding sequence GTGATTCGCGTCGTCCTCGCGGTGCTCCTGACGGTCGCTCTCTTGGCGGCAGTCACGCCCGCCATCGACGAGAGCCGAACGTCGCGGACGGCTATCCATCTCAACCGCGTGACGGAGCGAGTGGCGCGAGCGGCGAACTCCCTCGTCGCCCACGAAGACCCGACTGCGCCGGGCGTGCCCGGTGCGCGCCGCCTCGTCCGACTTCGGCTCCTCGAACGGTCGTGGACCGCCGTCGACGCGAGCCTGTGGGTCGACGGCGAGGACGACCAGATCGGCTACCGTCTCGCGGGCGAGCGACCCCATCGGACGACGCTTCGGGAAATTGACCTCCGAACACCCAACGGGCCGATTCGGTTCGACGCTGCGGGTCGCTACCGGCTCGAACTCTCGCTCGTGCGCGCTGACGGGGTCGGCGTCGTTGTCACTCGGGGCTGA
- a CDS encoding type II/IV secretion system ATPase subunit — protein sequence MRLLDRLRERRNDGPLESSCDCDPSFRDAGGSDGTLVVDANDCGGDGDLATNPDCRATVVGTLAEREADAVHVERSGRERVYDDDAVGLLVAAGRFAARVAVHDERLAERARRDPLGAAREATGRAGPVERLAATTGLAAGAGRVDGYADALGATVGPTVANARLVERPPAGATLVDTWNIDTGATVRRYRTERGDQYALNPLGWRLDDEALRALSAAYARLSESDGANDGRALTRAVGAVDIDAASAAAVERVLRKHTAGHGVLDDLFADPKVAEVTVTAPVSDGPVRVAIDGERVPTNVHLTPEGVAALAARFRRESGRGFSRAAPTLDATTTGPFGERVRVAGVTDPASTGTGFVFRCHGTSAWTLPALVANGTLSVEAAALCSLAVERAAAGLIAGPRGAGKTTFLSALLWELPPATRTVVVEDTPELPVSTLRDADRDVQAIRTEADDGPELSATDALRTALRLGDGALVVGEVRGEEAATLYEAMRVGAASSAVLGTIHGDGADAVVERVVTDLGVPASSFAATDLLVTLAGDERRRVASIEEVRTTEDGVTFETLFELGDDGIATTGVVRRGNSHLVASLAGPTESYADVLEALDERESTLERLVTANRTAPGEVDAAHRQRVDE from the coding sequence ATGCGACTGCTCGATAGACTACGCGAGCGGCGGAACGACGGACCGCTGGAGTCGTCGTGTGACTGCGACCCCTCGTTTCGCGACGCGGGTGGGTCGGACGGAACGCTCGTCGTCGACGCCAACGACTGCGGAGGCGACGGTGACCTCGCGACCAATCCCGACTGCCGAGCGACGGTCGTCGGCACGCTCGCAGAACGCGAGGCCGACGCCGTCCACGTCGAACGGTCGGGGCGCGAACGCGTCTACGACGACGATGCGGTCGGACTGCTGGTCGCCGCCGGACGCTTCGCGGCGCGCGTGGCCGTCCACGACGAGCGACTCGCCGAGCGAGCTCGCCGCGACCCGTTGGGCGCCGCTCGCGAGGCGACCGGTCGCGCCGGACCGGTCGAGCGACTGGCGGCGACGACGGGGCTGGCCGCAGGGGCAGGTCGCGTCGACGGCTACGCGGACGCCCTCGGGGCGACGGTTGGGCCGACGGTGGCGAACGCGCGACTCGTCGAGCGGCCGCCCGCGGGCGCGACGTTGGTCGATACGTGGAATATCGACACCGGCGCGACGGTGCGGCGATACCGGACGGAGCGAGGCGACCAGTACGCTCTCAACCCGCTCGGTTGGCGGCTGGACGACGAGGCGCTACGCGCGCTCTCGGCCGCGTACGCTCGCCTCTCGGAGAGCGACGGCGCGAACGACGGCCGAGCGCTCACCCGCGCTGTCGGAGCCGTCGATATCGACGCTGCGTCCGCCGCGGCGGTCGAACGCGTCCTGCGGAAGCACACGGCGGGCCACGGCGTCCTCGACGACCTCTTCGCCGACCCAAAGGTGGCCGAAGTGACCGTCACCGCGCCGGTGAGCGACGGCCCAGTTCGGGTGGCCATCGACGGCGAGCGCGTGCCGACGAACGTCCACCTGACGCCAGAGGGCGTGGCCGCGCTCGCGGCGCGGTTCCGGCGCGAGAGCGGCCGCGGGTTCTCGCGAGCGGCGCCGACGCTGGACGCGACGACGACGGGACCGTTCGGCGAACGCGTCCGCGTCGCCGGCGTCACAGACCCCGCCAGCACCGGCACGGGGTTCGTCTTCCGGTGTCACGGGACGTCGGCGTGGACCTTGCCAGCGCTCGTTGCCAACGGCACGCTCTCGGTCGAAGCGGCGGCGCTCTGCTCGCTCGCCGTCGAGCGCGCCGCGGCGGGGCTCATCGCCGGACCGCGTGGCGCAGGCAAGACGACGTTTCTCTCCGCGCTCCTCTGGGAGCTCCCGCCGGCGACGCGGACCGTCGTCGTCGAAGACACGCCGGAACTCCCGGTGTCGACGCTCCGGGACGCCGACCGCGACGTGCAGGCGATTCGGACCGAGGCCGACGACGGGCCGGAACTCTCGGCGACGGACGCGCTGCGAACGGCGCTCCGACTGGGCGACGGTGCTCTCGTCGTCGGCGAGGTGCGCGGCGAGGAGGCAGCGACGCTCTACGAGGCGATGCGCGTCGGCGCGGCGTCGAGCGCCGTCCTCGGGACGATTCACGGCGACGGCGCCGACGCAGTGGTCGAACGCGTCGTCACCGACCTCGGCGTGCCGGCATCGTCGTTCGCCGCGACGGACCTCCTCGTGACGCTCGCCGGCGACGAGCGTCGGCGCGTGGCGAGCATCGAGGAGGTCCGCACCACCGAGGACGGCGTCACGTTCGAGACGCTGTTCGAACTCGGCGACGACGGGATAGCCACGACTGGCGTCGTCCGGCGCGGGAACAGTCACCTCGTGGCGTCGCTCGCCGGCCCGACGGAGTCGTACGCGGACGTACTGGAGGCACTCGACGAGCGAGAATCGACGCTGGAGCGTCTCGTCACCGCCAACCGAACGGCACCCGGAGAGGTGGACGCGGCCCACCGTCAGCGGGTGGACGAATGA
- a CDS encoding DUF7283 family protein: MLGPPVDAWHVWLGLSLAGVVLVGVGATLPTAPPPAAASAADTVDRLAATERSATAEHPLDATAIRIGASRIGLRNDAGTTHAAFAFGPVTPATGSQALRAVLRGAPPESRFETGDALCEASAEARAQTPRWRPAEGPLIVRHVVWEECDVTLVG; the protein is encoded by the coding sequence ATGCTCGGACCTCCAGTCGACGCGTGGCACGTCTGGCTCGGCCTGTCGCTCGCGGGCGTCGTCCTCGTGGGCGTCGGCGCGACGCTGCCGACGGCGCCGCCGCCCGCCGCAGCGTCGGCCGCCGACACGGTCGACCGACTAGCGGCGACGGAGCGGTCGGCCACAGCCGAACACCCGCTGGACGCGACGGCGATTCGAATCGGAGCGAGCCGCATCGGCCTGCGAAACGATGCCGGAACGACGCACGCGGCGTTCGCGTTCGGCCCCGTGACACCAGCGACGGGGTCGCAGGCGCTCCGTGCCGTCCTCCGGGGCGCACCGCCGGAGTCGCGGTTCGAAACGGGCGACGCACTCTGCGAGGCCAGCGCCGAGGCCCGCGCGCAGACGCCGCGCTGGCGTCCCGCCGAGGGCCCGCTAATCGTCCGCCACGTCGTCTGGGAGGAGTGTGATGTCACACTCGTCGGCTAG
- a CDS encoding DUF7285 family protein: MSHSSARGQVEPTAALVVLLAVCSAVSTYAVALDGAGMAERRNLASPTLDRVTDRLVTGGVAHTERLDRAQDAGPSGYRCRVTIAAAGERWSAGPTPPSRRREVVDTAVRRLGVRLAPGRVRPGRVRVVVWT; the protein is encoded by the coding sequence ATGTCACACTCGTCGGCTAGGGGACAGGTCGAGCCGACCGCCGCGCTCGTCGTCCTCCTCGCGGTGTGTAGCGCCGTGTCGACGTACGCGGTCGCACTCGACGGCGCAGGGATGGCAGAACGTCGGAATCTCGCGTCGCCGACGCTCGACCGCGTGACCGACCGACTCGTCACGGGTGGGGTCGCGCACACGGAGCGACTGGACCGCGCGCAGGACGCGGGACCGAGCGGCTATCGCTGTCGGGTCACGATTGCGGCGGCGGGCGAGCGCTGGAGCGCGGGACCGACGCCGCCCAGTCGGCGGAGAGAGGTGGTCGACACGGCGGTCCGTCGGCTCGGCGTTCGGTTGGCTCCGGGACGGGTCCGTCCGGGTCGCGTCCGGGTGGTGGTGTGGACGTGA
- a CDS encoding DUF7284 family protein — MDVTSTVLDGVLCLLLVSAAVVTVTTATPRAPAGEGNAPATASTLATTTASVNYSLTPRTETTSVDVPDEASASERTAHGTLAGLLARAAVSRTTVGGERLWHVEEGFERAVVRAVRGAIRTNHTQITATWRLHRGSSVRGRVVIGDPPPRGRTVHAATLEAPSGLPPTRAAAVNAARARGANGTAAVVARSVVDGWFPPTRTRIAAGESSASASLVRHRYRRAEQVLGVTHSSTLVDGGVDTANDRLATALAGRVEQDLRSRNASTVETAETVRVGHVRIVVRTWP; from the coding sequence GTGGACGTGACGAGTACCGTCCTCGACGGCGTGCTCTGTCTCCTCCTCGTTAGCGCCGCGGTGGTGACCGTCACGACGGCGACGCCGCGTGCGCCAGCGGGCGAGGGGAACGCACCCGCCACGGCTTCGACGCTCGCGACGACGACGGCGTCGGTGAACTACTCTCTCACGCCGAGAACGGAGACGACGAGCGTCGACGTGCCGGACGAAGCGAGCGCGTCCGAGCGCACGGCCCACGGGACGCTCGCCGGACTGCTGGCGCGAGCCGCTGTGAGTCGAACGACGGTCGGCGGCGAACGCCTGTGGCACGTGGAGGAGGGGTTCGAGCGCGCTGTCGTCCGTGCCGTCCGGGGCGCGATTCGGACCAACCACACCCAAATCACCGCGACGTGGCGTCTCCATCGCGGCTCGTCGGTGCGTGGCCGAGTTGTAATCGGCGACCCGCCGCCGCGGGGGCGCACGGTCCACGCGGCGACGCTGGAGGCGCCGAGTGGCCTGCCACCGACGCGAGCCGCTGCCGTGAACGCTGCTCGCGCACGCGGCGCGAACGGGACGGCGGCCGTCGTCGCACGAAGCGTCGTCGACGGCTGGTTCCCACCGACCCGAACCCGAATCGCTGCGGGCGAGTCCTCGGCGTCCGCGTCGCTGGTCCGTCACCGCTACCGTCGCGCCGAACAGGTGCTCGGCGTCACGCACTCGTCCACGCTCGTCGACGGCGGCGTCGACACCGCCAACGACCGACTCGCCACGGCGCTCGCTGGACGGGTCGAACAGGACCTTCGCTCTCGAAACGCATCGACGGTCGAGACGGCCGAGACGGTGCGCGTCGGTCACGTGCGAATCGTCGTGAGGACGTGGCCGTGA